CCAACGAATTATGTATGTACGAATATTTTTCtgttattcatcatgttcatagaaTTCTTCAAGAGTTGCAAGagtacagtgaaattttaaaccAATGATTTACAAAAGCATGAAAGAAGTCATTAAGATAATAAAAAAGTGTGTGTCCTCTGATTATTTATTCAATTCGATATTTGCATCCACAAAACAAGAAATCTtgtgacataaaattgagaatggaaatggggagtgtgtcaaagagaaaataacccgaccatagaactgacaacaacagaaggtcaccaatagacCAATAGGTCTTTAATGAATGTTTATATAAAGATAGGATGAAAGTACCAAACGAATTTCTCGACAACCTATGTCCTTTTGGTGATGCTTGCGTTTGAAGAGCTGACACATAATAGGCAGTTCTTGAATTCAATGCAGGTAtatgaaaaaagtgaaatcacaaaaaaactgaaatccgaggaaaattcaatcggaaaatccctaatcatatgtcaaaatcaaatgacaaaacacatcaaacgaattgacactAACTGTCAAatatctgacttggtacaggcattttcaaatgtagaaaatggtggattgaaactggttttatagcgctaaacctctcaattgtatgacagtcgcagcAGAGACTGACAATGTGTCATTTAAAATCAGATATAGTAGAATGACACGATTTAAATATTTGCTCAACTGTGCAGTCAACACGTACGGATATGACATGCAATGAACGAAATGAACCAAATGCAAACCCCTCGTATATTTTTGTGCGAAACAGAACATTTTGGTGTCCGTAGGTTTATTGATCTGAAAGTCCATTGGTCTGGAAATTTGGCACTTCTAAAGCCGTATTGCCCGATGTTCTAGTTATCCAACAGTTCTGTGGTCCTTCGCTAGATGTGATGGTTGAGATTTCAATAATCATTTACATAAGACTCCGCTTGACCAGCTATAAAATAGTACAACGATTGTAGTCATTTATAGTTTGCTATTTATTCCAAGACAATTGAAATTttctgtaaatattaaaattgacaGCTGTAAACGACACATTTGCTAGTGTTAACATGATCGTGTTACCCTTTCATATAAAAATAGACTATGAACCcgaaaacaaatattcaacatataaatattaaatgccGCAACTGTATTTGGCCTTCCTATACACTCAATTCAATTTTGAACTCTCAAATTATGCAGGCAAAAACATTTTGCATATACAGAAACAGCtcctaaaattaaaatatgcCACTGGCATTTTTATAGTTATCTATTAATTGCAAAAATAATACTACGATTAATATTCCTAGACAACTGTTTTTTTCATTGAAGATATTTTATACTGGAGTTTTATAAAGTTGACAAAACTAAATAAAAGATTatgtatattaataaaaattcTCAAAAACTTGTATGCAGTATATTACATTTGCAGAAGAGATATAATGTAGTTGGATACAGctgacaaaaatttataaaaagttatgACGATTCTTACATGTAACAATAGATTTCTCTGATCTCTTGGAAAATCAAACTGAGTTCTTTTGTTTGGATTTTTATCTGATAACAATATATGATCCTTTTCGTATACCCTCGCCAACATGGCAGCTGACACGACTGGATATTCTAGCTGAATTTCACTCTGAAGAATTCCTGTGGCGTATTTCCAAGTGTTCGGAGCTGCTAAAAGTAGTAAATCGCTAGCGTTAGACAACAAAATTTCGGGAAAAATGTATGATGTATTAAATGTACCTTCGATTTTAAATTGCTTAAAAAATGTTATGCTGTTTTTGTCTGGTTCTCCGCAACTTGTTAGATTACTGTTTTTGCACTTCAGTAGTATGCAAACTTGGATGTAATAAGTACCTTCAAAAGTATGAAGTCCATCAAAGGCACCAAAAGCAAAAACGTCATCAGTATTTGTCACCTTTTCGTATGTGAGGGAACAGCAAAGTTTGTTATGACATATTGTTCTTTTATCTTTGATATCAATTAAAGGTACAAAATTGTAAAGATCATGAAAAACAAAGGACTGAAAACTATCGTTAGAAGGCCTTGAATTGTTTTCTTCTGTCAGCATGTTAAGTTCAGGATAAGAGTTGCGTTTCCTGTTATAAATAGGAATGTCTGCTATAAGAAGTTTTCCTACATTGTCTTCACTGTAATAAAAATCGAGATAACCTGTTGGAGAGTAAATACCACTTCCGTGAAATTTGCTTtcagattttttcatatttgaagcGAGAAAATTTATATTTGCACCGGCAGCAAACGCAGAATGAAACTGAATCGCAGCTAACAGAGGTAGCGCATCCATCCATGCTGTTGGAAAAACTATACTGTCAACGTCATGGTTCTCTAGCAAATCTATGGCTGGATTCCTAAAAAGTATATCAAAACATATCATTACCCCAAATTTCCCAAAAGGTGTTTCAAAAGAAACAGACTTTCTTTCCGGTGGGACATCAAActgaaattcataaaataaattgattttatgaTATTTAGCAATAAGATAACCAGCTTTATCGTATACTACTGCTGTGTTAAGTTGATAATGACCATCGGGTGGACATTTAGGATCACTTTGACAACTGCATGGTTGGTAATCTCCCATATCTGCCACTATATACAAGTAATTGTGCTTTGCCATACAGCTAAGAGAGTGCTGAATTTCTGTATTGTTATATCTATCTGGTTCGTCACAAGCATTCCACTTTTCTAGCTCTGGATTCGGAATGTATTCTAAATAAGATTCCACGCTTTTTCTATTGAAGATGTTTCCGTAAATTCCGTCTTCTGGGAAAACTAAAATATCCACTCCCTGAAAGGAATATACAAAATCATAATCATACAAGTAATTGTTGCTGTATTGcattttttggtttttggttCTATTGAATATCTTTCAGTGtgaatgttattttatttgtttcaaaatttataatctTTTTAATACATGTTCTGTACGTTTTCTCTGTGAGACTCAAAGAAGATTAACGAATGTTAAAACCAGTATAGGTTCATAGACATTTCAAGTTTTGCAGATGTATACAACCATACTATGAAcatgtgatgaaaaaaaatgaagtaaagtAAGAAAATGAAGAATCAGTTATATAGATAATCGAAATATCTGTCCAGGCCTATTCTAAAAAGTTGACGAAACATTCAGCTTTAGGTTTAAACTTAAAGATCAAGTAAACGTTATATAGTTAAGGAATAATGCATCTGTGCGGTATTTGTGATACAGGAGAAATGTGACACCTATTTTTCGCATCAAAGATTATCGAGGAAAACGAATAATTAGATCGTTATATCAATCTGAACAACAATACACATCAAAGTAAAGTTATTGTACGTTTTGAGAAATGGAGAAACTGACAAAAACCAAGGGAAGATCGAGGGtccaataaataatattaaattaacCTTACAATTTTGATACTTTGGTTAATCCAGTGACAGTGAAGACTAGTATTGCATTAGAATAACTTATAATTGCATACAATACATTttaatagtaaaatattttttttaataattaacaGTGCATTGGTCTTTATtatataggggtaaattcagtaaataaatatacgtcatcagggaccgcccatttaggggagagatTTCAAGATGAAATTGAAGACCTGTGCTGCAATGATTGGTAGATaaagtgtttaattttttttgattAGATGGATCAAATCTGaggttaaaaaaattaataataatgatgaatgcatttgattttttttttaaacaggattGAAAAGTGATGGGGTCATTGTAGGAATTAAGTACGAAACTACAGTGTATGTTAACTTCTTCTTGTCATGTGGAaggcccaaaaatgccgcatgaccctatgttttgatGGTTGTTACATTTGTtcttttatgaatgaaatatgaaagcttctaatttgtaaaggtaaaaaagttataaatttaattgaacatgtaggtttacattgaagttaatgggagattttttactgaatttaccacaggcacttgtttctatccataggaaggtcgactatccattctatttatatggataatcgaccttcttatggatagaaacaagtgcctgtggaatTTATCCCTATAAACATCGTGTACGTTTATAAATAAAAAGGTGTAAGCCGGTTTAATCTATTTATAGATCAATcgttttcaaaataaatcttcAAATACTAATGGATCACTTAATTGtacatatctatactattaaacgagaagacctcattttgtgtgtcgtttctcttccttccacaataaattaatcatcatgcctctgcgTTCTTTAGGTAgaatgcatagtcgcatttgtcatccattcttatgattattcagattgagttattttgggagaaaaacgacaaaataggtgtccggatattgtttccgttatcagactgacttttagtcatagattagacttccggttttaaacatgcacaagaacaaccaatagtatgatagattacaaaaatgaaagataaataagccaatcagagcgttctccatatcatggtttttagatagcaagaaccacaactattataccttcTTAGAGAAAATTATGTTTTTGCGTTTATCCacctgtaaactacgattatactactataaaATACAGAGACtgtctgtattctgtctacttttttctgaaatatttactatctaaggggccataccagttgcatatatatatattgaaataaacatgtggaaacaagaatgtgtccatagtatacggatgccacatcggcactatcatttactatgtttagtggaccgtgaaatggggaaAATCTCTAGTTTAGCATtgacattagaaagatcatatcatagggaacatatttactaagtttcgagttggacttcaacttcatcaaaaactacttcgacaaaaactttaacctgaagcgggacagacgggtggacgaacgaacgaacggacgaacagactagaaaacataattcccataaatggggcataaaaatttaatgttgaaagtgaaaactttaatctgaagccggacagaaggacggacgaacgaacgaacggacgaacagactagaaaacataattcccataaatgaggcataaaaattaattgttgaaagtgaaaatagtgatttggccaaaatgaaagtagggtagagataaGAGGAAAGCAGGACTTATTCGGGACgttgggatcgggtgtttttaggctcgggatttcgggattgatcttaACGGGATgcgagaatattt
The window above is part of the Mytilus edulis chromosome 6, xbMytEdul2.2, whole genome shotgun sequence genome. Proteins encoded here:
- the LOC139528134 gene encoding pantetheinase-like — translated: MFFEILLFCFYSCANTFDLNTFKGAVYEHHVIMPENTETWVNRSFALENMMKNIYVYQKQAIKAGKEGVDILVFPEDGIYGNIFNRKSVESYLEYIPNPELEKWNACDEPDRYNNTEIQHSLSCMAKHNYLYIVADMGDYQPCSCQSDPKCPPDGHYQLNTAVVYDKAGYLIAKYHKINLFYEFQFDVPPERKSVSFETPFGKFGVMICFDILFRNPAIDLLENHDVDSIVFPTAWMDALPLLAAIQFHSAFAAGANINFLASNMKKSESKFHGSGIYSPTGYLDFYYSEDNVGKLLIADIPIYNRKRNSYPELNMLTEENNSRPSNDSFQSFVFHDLYNFVPLIDIKDKRTICHNKLCCSLTYEKVTNTDDVFAFGAFDGLHTFEGTYYIQVCILLKCKNSNLTSCGEPDKNSITFFKQFKIEGTFNTSYIFPEILLSNASDLLLLAAPNTWKYATGILQSEIQLEYPVVSAAMLARVYEKDHILLSDKNPNKRTQFDFPRDQRNLLLHVRIVITFYKFLSAVSNYIISLLQM